The DNA sequence AACCGAGAACGTACGATCGTCCAATATTTTTTGCGGCTCACGGGCAAGCTTCATCTCTTCTTTGGTATAACCGTTTTCTAAAAACACATCACAGTGGGGCAGGGCGTTTCTGTTGATAGGGTACGGATAGGCCATTTCACCCTGTACGCCGGCCATTTCATTTTCTAACTGCTGTACCGCTTTAATGCCTGTACCAGAAACCGATTGGTAAGTCGAAACGACCACCCGCTTCATTTTGTATTTTTTGTGCAAAGGGTTCAGGGCCATGACCATTTGAATGGTCGAACAGTTGGGGTTGGCAATGATTTTGTCTTCGTTGGTGAGCACATGGGCATTGATTTCGGGCACCACCAATTTTTTGGTGGGGTCCATGCGCCATGCAGATGAATTATCGACCACCGTTGTGCCGACTTCGGCAAACTTAGGGGCCCATTCCAAAGAAGTATCGCCGCCTGCAGAGAGGATGGCAATATCAGGTTTGGCAGCAACGGCGGTTTCTAGACCAATGACACTGTATTCTTTGTTTTTAAAGGTTAGTTTCTTTCCAACAGATTGCTCAGAGGCGACCAATAACAACTCGGTTATCGGAAAATTTCGCTCGGCCAACACCTTTAGCATCACTTCACCTACCATGCCTGTTGCTCCTACAACTGCTACTTTCATTGCATTTGATTTTAGAGAGCAAATGTACTGCACGTATTTGGTTGTACAATACTTCTTGAAGCGTATTTCAAAAAATCACAGATTGTTATAAATAAAACAACCACCATGTTTTGTCATGGTGGTTTGGGTTAAACCTGGTGTAGCGGTCTGCCGCTTACGGCCATTATTTTTTCAGCGCATCGCGTATTTCCATCAAAAGATCTTTTTCTGATGGCCCGGGGTCTGGAGCCGGTTCTTCTTTCTTCTTCATTTTGTTGACGCCTTTGACGATCAAGAACATGACAAATGCCACGATCAAGAAGTCGATTACATTGGTGAGAAAATCACCATATAGAACAGCAACTTCGCCCACTTTTTCACCCGCATCGTTCATGGTTCCTTCTTTGATAATGTATTTTAGGTTTTTAAAATCCGCATCGAACAAGAGACCGATGAGAGGAGAAACGATACCTCCGGTAAAAGAGGCCACCACCTTGTTGAAAGCGGCACCCATGACGAAACCTACAGCAATATCGACGAGGTTTCCTTTCATGGCGAAATCTTTGAATTCGCTAACAAATCCCATTTCTATAGTTTAATTGGTTAATACGGTAACAATGTAGGCAAAAAAGCGATGTATAGCAATAGAGCCATCCAATTTAGGGGATGATCAGCCGTTTGACCCGTTGCGAGATGGCGGTCAATATTTCGTAAGAAATCGTATGGGCAGAAGAGGCGAATTCTTCTGCGGAATGGTTCCCGCCAAAAATAACGACCTCATCGCCCTCTTCACAATCGATGTCAGTGACATCGATCATAATCATGTCCATGCAGACATTACCGATAATCGGCGCTCTTTTCCCCTTGACAAAGACATGGGTCTTGTCACCCCCATATTGCCTTCCTATACCATCGGCATGGCCAATGGGAAGCGTGGCCGTGATTCGATGGCCGTCTGATTTGAAAGCACGGTTATAGCCAACACTTTCGTCAGGTTCTATTTTGTGCATTTGTGAAATAACGGTTTTCAGTGTGGCAACGGGTTTGAGTATTTCATCAATTTCATGATGGTTGCCATACCCATATAGCCCGATACCACTGCGTACCATTTCGAACTGTGCTTCAGGATAGTTGATAATGCCCGATGTGTTCAGCATATGTCGTACGGGCCGATGGCTCAGTTTTTGGGTGAGCGCTGTACTGATTTTTTTAAAGGTGTCGATTTGTTGAAGACTGAACGCGCGTTCATTTTCGTCTTCTGAAGCGGCCAGATGGGAAAAAACAGAAACTATTTCGAGCTCGTCCCTTCCGTCCAACACTTTTAAGATATGATTCACATCATTTTCCCAAAATCCGAGACGGTTCAGGCCCGTATTGAATTTGAGATGTACAGGATACTTATGCTGTGCCTTCTCTTTGGCCACTTGCAAAAAGTCACGCAATATTCGTGGTGAATAAAGACTGGGCTCTAGACAGCGGTCTATGAGCTCGCCAAAATTGATCACTTGGGGGTGCAGTACCAAAATGGGGGTTTTGATACCGGCATCGCGTAAAAGCACCCCTTCTCTGACATAGGCCACAGCAAAGTAATCAACCTTCAAGGCCTCAAGTTTTTTGGCTATCGATACCATATCACTGCCATAGGCAAATGCCTTTACCACAGCCAGAAATTTGGTCTGCGGGTCGAGCCTTGATTTGAAATGGTCGAAATTGTGTTCGAGTGCAGAGAGGTCAATTTCAAGAGTGGTCTCACCGATTCTACCCATTGGCCGCTTTCTTTTCAGTGATGATTTCTTCGGCATCGACCTGCATCTTGCCGACCTTTTCTTTCAACATGGCCTTATAGAAAGCCGCTCGGCTCAAAGGCTCGTACTCATCGGTCTCGCCCAAGAGTACCAACTTGTCATCATTTGATTTTCTAAAACTGTAATTGGCAAGGTTTCCGGTACGGGTGCAAACGGCGTGAACTTTGGTCACATATTCGGCGGTGGCCATTAAAGCGGGCATGGGGCCAAAGGGATTGCCTTTGAAATCCATATCCAATCCGGCGATGACCACTCGAACACCTCGATTGGCCAAATCGTTACAGACCGTTATGATCTCATCATCGAAAAACTGGGCCTCGTCGATTCCCACCACATCACAGCTGTCGGCCAAAAGGCGAATATTTGCCGCGGCCGGTACAGGGGTCGACCGAATTTCGTTGTCATCGTGCGAAACCACCATTTCCTCATCATATCGGCTATCGACGATAGGTTTGAAGATTTCGACCTTTTGCTTTGCAAACTGCGCACGGCGCAATCGTCGGATCAATTCTTCGGTCTTGCCCGAGAACATAGATCCGCAGATGACCTCTATCCATCCGAACTGTTCTTTATGATTGACCGTGTTTTCGAGAAACATGTTGTACTTTTAAACGAAAGTAAGCTGTTTTCCGTTTCTATTAAAAGGAAGTTTAAAATTACTAAAATTTACACCGGCCATTTAGAACAAAATTTAACCTTTTGTTCAATAAAGGGCACGGATTTTGGTGTTACATTTATATAAAGAATTATAATGATGAAGCGTAAGATTAGGGAAGAGCTGGTAAAACTGTCAACAGATATCATCACTTCACGTGAAGATAAAGAACTGACCGACCTTTATGAAAAGGCAAAAGAATTGTATGAGAAGTTGGCGGTCTTGAAATTCATCGATGAAAATTTGAACGATATCGAGGTCGATGTATCGAAAAATGTATTGGCTGCCCGTTTCGAAAAAATGGCTACCGCTGTTATAAGCGGCAATACTTCAGTGCCCGAGACCAATCCCCATGAAGAAGATATCATTACCCCAGGTATGGAAACGATAAAAGATATGGTATCTGAAATGCCCAGTGAGGCCGTAGAATATATATTTTCAGATTTCATCGCCAAGCCGACGAATATGAAAAGTGATAAGGAGATTTTGACACCGGAAGTATCCGAAATCGAGGCGGAAAAACCCAAACAAAAGTCACTCAATGACAAGTTGACCACCAAAAAGCTACAGATAGGCCTCAATGACCGTTTGGCCTT is a window from the Muricauda sp. SCSIO 65647 genome containing:
- a CDS encoding aspartate-semialdehyde dehydrogenase, whose amino-acid sequence is MKVAVVGATGMVGEVMLKVLAERNFPITELLLVASEQSVGKKLTFKNKEYSVIGLETAVAAKPDIAILSAGGDTSLEWAPKFAEVGTTVVDNSSAWRMDPTKKLVVPEINAHVLTNEDKIIANPNCSTIQMVMALNPLHKKYKMKRVVVSTYQSVSGTGIKAVQQLENEMAGVQGEMAYPYPINRNALPHCDVFLENGYTKEEMKLAREPQKILDDRTFSVSATAVRIPTAGGHSESVNVEFHNDFDLSEVRKLLNETHGVTVQDNPDTNTYPMPIYAHDKDEVFVGRIRRDETQRNTLNMWIVSDNLRKGAATNAVQIAEYLVEKDLV
- the mscL gene encoding large conductance mechanosensitive channel protein MscL, whose amino-acid sequence is MGFVSEFKDFAMKGNLVDIAVGFVMGAAFNKVVASFTGGIVSPLIGLLFDADFKNLKYIIKEGTMNDAGEKVGEVAVLYGDFLTNVIDFLIVAFVMFLIVKGVNKMKKKEEPAPDPGPSEKDLLMEIRDALKK
- the alr gene encoding alanine racemase, which translates into the protein MGRIGETTLEIDLSALEHNFDHFKSRLDPQTKFLAVVKAFAYGSDMVSIAKKLEALKVDYFAVAYVREGVLLRDAGIKTPILVLHPQVINFGELIDRCLEPSLYSPRILRDFLQVAKEKAQHKYPVHLKFNTGLNRLGFWENDVNHILKVLDGRDELEIVSVFSHLAASEDENERAFSLQQIDTFKKISTALTQKLSHRPVRHMLNTSGIINYPEAQFEMVRSGIGLYGYGNHHEIDEILKPVATLKTVISQMHKIEPDESVGYNRAFKSDGHRITATLPIGHADGIGRQYGGDKTHVFVKGKRAPIIGNVCMDMIMIDVTDIDCEEGDEVVIFGGNHSAEEFASSAHTISYEILTAISQRVKRLIIP
- a CDS encoding thymidine kinase; this encodes MFLENTVNHKEQFGWIEVICGSMFSGKTEELIRRLRRAQFAKQKVEIFKPIVDSRYDEEMVVSHDDNEIRSTPVPAAANIRLLADSCDVVGIDEAQFFDDEIITVCNDLANRGVRVVIAGLDMDFKGNPFGPMPALMATAEYVTKVHAVCTRTGNLANYSFRKSNDDKLVLLGETDEYEPLSRAAFYKAMLKEKVGKMQVDAEEIITEKKAANG